The Panthera uncia isolate 11264 chromosome C2, Puncia_PCG_1.0, whole genome shotgun sequence genome contains a region encoding:
- the NXPE3 gene encoding NXPE family member 3: protein MWINFFKLRLFCCLLAVLMVVVLIINVTQVEYLDHETVSATFIDSSGQFVSSQMTRISRNPYCGYEHQTLSSRERTEEDSLLAALQWQVPDVGPVPFVKSTDPSSSYFVILNSAAFFKVGSQLEVLVHVQDFQRKPKKYGGDYLQARIHSPKLQAGAVGRVVDYQNGFYKVFFTLLWPGKVKVSISLVHPTEGIRVLQRLQEEKPHRVYFKSLFRSGRISETTECNVCLPGSLPLCNFTDVYTGEPWFCFKPKKLPCSSRINHFKGGYLKGLLTAAETAFFQSGVNIKMPINSSGPDWVTVIPRRIKETNNLELSHGSGTFPSGYYYKDQWRPRKFKMRQFNDPDNITECLQRKVVYLFGDSTIRQWFEYLTTFVPDLVEFNLGSPKNVGPFLAVDQKHNILLKYRCHGPPIRFTTVFSNELRYVANELNGIVGGKNTVVAIAIWSHFSTFPLEVYIRRLRNIRRAVVQLLDRSPKTVIVIRTANAQELGPEVSLFNSDWYNFQLDTILRKMFSGVGVYLVDAWEMTLAHYLPHKLHPDEVIVKNQLDMFLSFVCPLET from the exons TACTTGGACCATGAGACTGTTTCAGCCACATTCATCGACAGCAGTGGACAGTTTGTTTCCTCCCAGATGACAAGAATTAGCCGGAATCCTTACTGTGGCTATGAGCATCAGACTCTGTCCAGCCGGGAGCGCACGGAGGAGGACTCCCTGCTGGCTGCCTTACAGTGGCAGGTGCCTGATGTGGGTCCAGTCCCCTTTGTGAAGAGCACTGACCCTTCTTCCAGCTACTTTGTTATCTTGAACTCCGCAGCCTTCTTCAAGGTGGGAAGCCAGCTAGAAGTGCTGGTTCATGTGCAGGATTTTCAAAGAAAGCCCAAGAAGTATGGTGGAGACTACCTGCAGGCCAGGATCCACTCCCCTAAGCTGCAGGCAGGGGCTGTGGGCAGAGTGGTAGACTACCAGAATGGGTTTTACAAGGTCTTCTTTACTCTGCTCTGGCCAGGCAAAGTTAAAGTGTCCATATCTCTGGTCCACCCCACTGAGGGGATCAGAGTTCTTCAGCGCCTGCAGGAAGAGAAACCACACAGAGTCTATTTCAAGAGTCTGTTCCGTTCAGGAAGAATTTCTGAAACCACTGAGTGCAATGTGTGTCTTCCTGGGAGTCTTCCCCTGTGTAACTTTACAGATGTCTACACTGGAGAACCCTGGTTCTGCTTCAAACCAAAGAAGCTCCCTTGCAGTAGCAGAATTAACCATTTCAAAGGTGGATACCTGAAGGGCCTCCTAACTGCTGCAGAGACCGCTTTCTTCCAGAG TGGTGTCAATATCAAAATGCCAATCAACTCCAGCGGACCTGATTGGGTGACTGTGATTCCCAGGagaataaaag aaacaaaCAATCTAGAACTATCTCATGGCTCAGGAACTTTTCCTTCTGGGTATTATTATAAAGATCAGTGGAGGCCCAGAAAGTTTAAGATGCGCCAGTTTAATGACCCTGACAACATTACAGAATGCTTACAAAGAAAAGTGGTGTATTTGTTTGGTGACTCAACAATCAGGCAATGGTTTGAATACCTTACTACGTTTGTTCCAG ATTTAGTGGAGTTTAACTTGGGTAGTCCCAAGAATGTGGGTCCCTTCCTTGCGGTGGACCAGAAGCACAACATCCTGCTCAAATATCGCTGCCATGGTCCACCCATCCGTTTTACAACTGTCTTTAGCAATGAGCTTCGTTATGTGGCAAATGAGCTGAATGGCATCGTGGGAGGGAAGAACACAGTGGTTGCCATAGCTATATGGTCTCATTTCAGCACCTTCCCTTTGGAAGTGTATATCCGGCGGCTCAGGAATATCCGTCGAGCAGTGGTCCAGCTCCTGGATCGAAGCCCTAAGACTGTGATAGTCATCCGGACAGCCAATGCCCAAGAGCTGGGGCCTGAAGTGAGCCTTTTCAACAGTGACTGGTACAACTTCCAGCTGGACACCATCCTTCGGAAGATGTTCTCAGGGGTTGGAGTGTATCTTGTTGATGCCTGGGAGATGACCCTGGCTCATTATTTACCCCACAAGCTACATCCGGATGAAGTTATTGTGAAGAACCAACTGGACATGTTCTTGTCCTTTGTGTGCCCCTTGGAGACCTAG